Within the Nocardioides humi genome, the region CGGCTGACCCATGTCGCGATGGTGATCGGCACGCCGGGCTACATCCCGCCCGAGCAGTACCGCGGCGCCGACCCCGACCCGAGCGCCGACATCTACGCGCTCGGCGTCGTCGTGCTGGAGATGCTCACCGGCACCCGGCCGGCCGCCGACGGCGAGCCGGCGCCGATCGACGTCGCGCCGCTGCGCACCGGCGTCGCCGAGCACGACGCGATCCTCGACGTGGTCGCCGCCGCCACGGCGTACGACGCCGCCCGGCGCCCCAGCGCCGCGGAGCTGCGCGCCCACCCGGCGCTCCAGGGGCTGGTCGCCCGCTGGGACGACCCGGCGCTGGGCGACGGGATCGAGGTCGTCGACGAGTACCCCGCCGAGCCCCCGCCCCCGCCCCGGAGCGGGAGCCGACGCCCAGCCGACCGACCGCGCCGTACCCGCCCCCGACCGCGCAGCTCGGCACCGCCGTGCTGCCGCCTCCCCCGCCGCCACCGCCGACCGCCGCCGTCACGGTGGTCGGTCCGCCGACCGCGCGGCGCGCGCCCAAGGACGCCTACGCGCTCCTCGGCGTCGGCACGATCGGGTTGGTCGTCGCGCTGCTCCTGCTGCTCCTCTAACGGCGGGCGCGCAGCCGGACCAGGCCGGCGCCCAGGCACGCGAGGCTGGCGGCGCCGAGCCCGAGGCCGGCCCACCGCCGGCCGGTGAGCCAGCCGTCCTCGCCGCCGACGGGGCTGCCGGACGCGACCGCGGCGAAGGTGCCCTCGCCGACCAGGAACGGCCGCTCCGGGGCGTAGCCCTCCAGGCTGGTCTTCTTGTCCTGCGAGACCACCACCCCGTCGTACGACGGCGCGTCGGCGGCCGCGCCGGTGCTGACGGCGACGGTGACCGTCACCGGGATGTCGACCGGGTCGCGGTCGGCGCTCTCCGGGAGCGGGGAGACCGCGAGCGAGACCCAGTAGTCGCCGGGGAGCCGGCCGTTGACCTGGCGGACCGGGAAGCCGGAGGCGACGAGCACGGTGGGGTCGCGGTCCTCGCTCGGCGCGCGGTAGTCGCCGGTGGAGGAGTCGTCGGAGCCCGACTCGGTGTAGCGCAGGCGGCCGCGCAGCGGGTCGACGAGGTGCAGGGTCAGGGTCGGGCCGCTGTAGGCGAAGGTCTCCTCGTCCTCCGCGGCGGGCACGTCGACCCGGACCACCGGGTGGTCGCCCCAAGCCAGCGGGAGCCGCCACAGCTGTTCGGCGCCCTCGGTGATCGTCGTCTCGACCGTCACCGCCTCGGACCGCGCGTCGAGCTCGGGGGCGTCGGCGAAGGACGCCGCGCCCTCCAGCTCCCGCGGCTCGCCCGCCGTCGGCACGTCGTACGACGGCGCGTCGTCGGCCTCCGCGGCGTCGTCGCCGGAGGACGGCGCCTCCTCGACCACCTTGATGACATAGGGCAGGTCGGTCGTGGCCGAGCCGTACCCGCGGTCGACCTTGATCTGCACGGTCGCGGCGGACCGGCAGACGTCGTCCTTGCTCCCGACGACGATCCGCGTCCCGATCACCGCCTGCGGCACGCTGCTCTCGGCGGAGTCGTTCTCGTCGCCGCAGCCCTGGAGGTCCTTCGCATCCGCGACGGCGACGCCGGCCTGGACCCGGATGCCGTCGCCGCCGGCGCCCTGCGGCGCGCCGAGCACGCCGATGTGGACCCGGCTGCCGTTGATCCGGCGCTGGTAGCTGAAGTACTGCGCGTACGACGGCGACAGGGTCGAGCGCCACAGGCCGGGCGCCAGGTCGGTCGGGTTCGGCTCGTCGGTGCTCGCCTTCGCCGGCAGCGGCTCGCCGCCGAGGTCGACGCCGGTCGCAGCCGCCGCCGCGCCGTACCCGGTCGTCAGGGCCAGCCAGGCCAGGCAGGTGGCGCCGGCGAGCCAGACCAGGTGGACGGGAGCGCGTCGCGGACTCACGCCCGAAGCCTATGAGATCGCGCGGCGACCCAACCGGACCGGCTCGTCGTGCGTCCTCACCTGTGCACCCACCCGGAGACATCTACCGGCGACCGCACACGAGGAGGATGGCCACCATGCCGCTGCTGACATCT harbors:
- a CDS encoding serine/threonine-protein kinase; translated protein: MGEVFAGRYELLDPIAAGGMGTVWRVLDRTAGELKAAKMLRQADAAMLLRFVREQSVRIDHSHVVTPQSWAGVDDRVLFTMPLVRGGSVSGLMRRHGGTLPPRWIAVLTDQTLQALEAVHTAGIVHRDIKPGNLLLEPTGRGRPHLRLTDFGIAVPSDEPRLTHVAMVIGTPGYIPPEQYRGADPDPSADIYALGVVVLEMLTGTRPAADGEPAPIDVAPLRTGVAEHDAILDVVAAATAYDAARRPSAAELRAHPALQGLVARWDDPALGDGIEVVDEYPAEPPPPPRSGSRRPADRPRRTRPRPRSSAPPCCRLPRRHRRPPPSRWSVRRPRGARPRTPTRSSASARSGWSSRCSCCSSNGGRAAGPGRRPGTRGWRRRARGRPTAGR